A stretch of DNA from Schistocerca americana isolate TAMUIC-IGC-003095 chromosome 3, iqSchAmer2.1, whole genome shotgun sequence:
AGAACACTTGCAATATAATTGCAAAGCAACCAGTATAAATGAAATGTGCTCTTTCGACACAGAGGATGAAATTATGCAGAAAAAGGGCCAAAGTATGGACAGCATTTGAGATAAACCTCTCGACTCTAGAAGAAAATCCTCTAGCTAATACAGAGGACAAACTGTAATGAGGAGTAAATACATCATTACCAATACTATTGTCAAACCACACAGTGTGTTACCATGAATGGAGTTCCATTAACGTAGCACTGAGACACTTCAAGAATGAATCAGAACCAATCATCCCTCTGTAACATTGGCTCTAAAGTAACAGATTTCTTTATCCGGCAAGAATAACCACTAACAATACTATGTAAAGCAGATAACTGCACATCTTCAAAAAATATTGGAATGCTTGTACTTACTTCGCAGCACATGTACTCCTGAATGGTATATTTTGTTAATAATTGTTGAATTGTAGTTTACAGAATGACaatataagaaagaaaaattatttccatGTAGACTTTGCCTCCTTCAGAGAGACAGATTGAATATAATTTAATAGATAGATTCAAAAATTCACTTATCAGCTGTCCTGAAATATGACTGGAATCTTCACCCTAATCTTTGTGATGATATCCTTCACTTCAAATGTGTACTGATTGTGTGTCTGCCattctctaatttctttgttttcAAGAGCTAACATTTATGTCTCTTGTACCCATTGCTCCATTCGTGCCAGTCTGATGTAATATAACATCTAATATCAGGATTTAGGGCACAAAGTGGTAGACTACTAACAAGCTTGAAATGAAGTTAATGTACGCAGGGATGGAAATCTTTATTACCAAATGCTGGAAGAGAATGATGAAGACAAGCTGCTGGCAAGTGCTATGAATAATGTCAGAAAGAGAAGAGGCACATCATGTGAGCGGAACAAATTATAAGGGATTATAAAAAAGTAATATAGGAAATACAAAATCATAAAGAAATGACTTAaaaacaatgaaagacagaaaattttgCAAAGAGGAAAGAATCAGACATAAGAGAGCAAAAAAGTAATGCTTTGACCTAAGTAAGGCCAGAAGATAAAAAAAGCTGGGGTGGgaagaaaaaaggaagaaatgtaattggattaaaagagaaagaaagtacaAGGTGGCTTTAGATGGTTGGAATCAAAAGCATAAAGAGCTGTTTTACCTCTGTAATCAGAAGCATTTGAGAGGATTTCATAATGCACTAGAATAAACAGTTTCCTtataattattctttttttttttttatttatcttacagCTCGGAACGTGTATTTAACATGCGTGGGCAATGTTACAGCAATTACATTTAGATTATTgatacacaaaaaaattatatgaaattctaGCTTTctcaaccaatggttgcttcatcaggaatgtAGATCCTCATTAccctagccagcttcatcctgacccacaacttcttcacttttgaaggccattaaagggaacagccatgggtaccaggatggcctcctcgtatgccaacctattcatgggtcgcttagaggaagccttcttggttacccaggcctgccaacccaaagtttggtacagatttattgatgacatcttcatgatctggactcacagtgaagaagaactccagaatttcctctccaacctcatctcctttggttccatcagattcacctggtcctactccaaatcccatgccactttccttgacgttgacctccacctgtccaatggccagcttcactcgtccgtccacatcaaacccaccaacaagcaacagtacctccattatgacagctgccacccattccacatcaaacggtcccttccctacagcctaggtcttcgtggcaaacgaatctgctccagtccggaatccctgaaccattacaccaacaacctgaaaacagctttcgcatcccgcaactaccctcccgacctggtacagaagcaaataaccagagccacttcctcatcccctcaaacccagaacctcccacagaagaaccacaaaagtgccccacttgtgacaggatactttccgggactggatcagcctctgaatgtggctctccagcagggatacgacttcctgaaATGAGAgccatccttcattaaatcctccccactccaccaagagtgtctttccgccgtccacctaaccttcgtaacctcttagttcatccctatgaaatccccaaaccaccttccctaccctctggctcctacccttgtaaccgcccctggtgtaaaacctgtcccatgcaccctcccaccaccacctactccagtcctgtaacccggaaggtgtacacgatcaaaggcagagccacgtgtgaaagcacccacgtgatttaccaactgacctgcctacactgtgaagctttctatgtgggaatgaccatcaacaaactgtccattcgcatgaatggacacaggcagacagtgtttgttggtaatgaggatcactctgtggctaaacatgctttggtgcacggccagcacatcttggcacagtgttacaccgtccaggttatctggatacttcccactaacaccaacctgtcagaactccggagatgggaacttgcccttcagtatatcctctcttctcattatccgccaggcctcagcctcctctaatttcaagttgccgccactcatacctcacctgtctttcaacaacatctttgcctccgtacttctgccttgactgacatctctactgaatctctttgcctttacaaatgtatgCTTGTGTctctgtatgtgtggttggatatgggtgtgtgtgcgagtgtatacctgtccttttgtccccctaaggtaagtctttcgctcctgggattggaatgactccttaccctctcccttaaaacccacatcctttcatctttccctctccttccctctttcctgatgaagcaaccattggttgcgaaagctagaattttgtgtgtatgattttgtgtgtatgattgtgtttgtttgtgtgtctgttgacctgccagcgctttcgtatagtaagtcacatcacctttgtttttatatatatatatatatatatatatatatatatatatatatatatatatatatatatatgaatataatagagggaaacattccacgtgggaaaaaatatatctaaaaaagaaagatgatgaaacttaccaaacaaaagcgctggcaggtcgatagacacacaaacaaacacaaacatacacacaaaattctagctttcgcaaccaatggttgcctcgtcaggaaagagggaaggagaaggaaagacaaaaggatatgggttttaagggagagggtaaggagtcattccaatcccgggagcggaaagacttaccttagggggaaaaaaggacaggtatacactcgcacactaccctcccgacctggtacagaagcaaataaccagagccacatcctcatctcctcaaacccggaaccttccacagaagaaccccaaaagtgccccacttgtgacaggatactttccgggactggatcagattctgaatgtggctctccagcagggatacgacttcctcaaatcctgccctgaaatgagatccatccttcatgaaatcctccccactccaccaagagtgtctttccgccgtccacctaaccttcgcaacctcttagttcatccctatgaaatccccaaaccaccttccctaccctctggctcctacccctgtaaccgcccccggtgtaaaacctgtcccatgcaccctcccaccaccacctattccagtcctgtaacccggaaggtgtacacgatcaaaggcagagccacgtgtgaaagcacccacgtgatttaccaactgacctgcctacactgtgaagcgttctatgtgggaatgaccagcaacaaactgtccattcgcatgaatggacacaggcagacagtgtttgttggtaatgaggatcaccctgtggctaaacatgccttggtgcacggccagcacatcttggcacagtgttacaccgtccgggttatctggatacttcccactaacaccaacctgtcagaactccggagatgggaacttgcccttcagcatatcctttcttctcgctatccgccaggcctcaatctccgctaatttctaatttcaatttgccgccgctcatacctcacctgtctttcaacttcatctttgcctctgtacatccgccccgactgacatctctgcccaaaaaatgcccaaactctttgcctttacaaatgtctgcttgtgtctgtgtatgtgtggatggatatgtgtgtgtgtgcgagtgtatacctgtccttttttccccctaaggtaagtctttccgctcccgggattggaatgactccttaccctctcccttaaaacccatatccttttgtctttccttctccttccctctttcctgacgaggcaaccattggttgcgaaagctagaattttgtgtgtatgtttgtgtttgtttgtgtgtctatcgacctgccagcgcttttgtttggtatatatatatatatatatatatatatatatatatatatatatatatatatatatatatataaaaaaaaaacaaagatgaggtgacttaccgaacaaatgcgctggcaggtcgatagacacacaaacaaacacaaacacacacacaaaattcaagctttcgcaacaaactgttgcctcatcaggaaagagggaaggagaggggaagacgaaaggaagtgggttttaagggagagggtaaggagtcattccaatcccgggagcggaaagacttaccttagggggaaaaaaggacaggtatacactcgcacacatgcacatatccatccacacatacagaaatatgtctgcttgtgtctgtatgtgtggatggatatgtgcgtgtgtgcgagtgtatacctgtccttttttccccctaaggtaagtctttccgctcccgggattggaatgactccttaccctctcccttaaaacccacttcctttcgtcttcccctctccttccctctttcctgatgaggcaacagtttgttgcgaaagcttgaattttgtgtgttcgtttgtgtttgtttgtgtgtctatcgacctgccagcgcatttgttcggtaagtcacctcatctttgtttttatatataatttttcccacgtggaatgtttccttccattatatatatatataaaaaaaacaaagatgaggtgacttactgaacaaaagcgctggcaggtcgatagacacacaaacaaacacaaacatacacacaaaattcaagctttcgcaacaaactgttgcctcatcaggaaagagggaaggagagggaaagacgaaaggaagtgggttttaagggagagggtaaggagtcattccaatcccgggagcggaaagacttaccttagggggaaaaaagattcAATCTTCTGAtcaccatatgaaagtctgatttGTGTCCTGTATCAtaatcatggatttccatattcctgtttgtcacttttttgtcttttttcactaataatattgattgaaacatatatactgcacagatagtcataatattaaaattaataaacactTTTTGCATGAAGTTCTGTgtcttacttttgccatagttcttattactcttttctgcaatacaGATACCCTTTTTATATTGTATTGGCTGCACCCACCTCACAATACAATTCCATAAAATAGATGGGGATGCACCAACccaaaatacattatttttattccttcagtaTCTAGATATTTAGCTAATTTAACtaaatacagactagatgttattttaccacagatatgatctatttgctgattccacaaaagtctgtcatctatatctatccccagaaatttacattctgaacaggtattttcctgaatgtcctcaTTTACAACAGTATTTTTATATCAGCcacttgtcttaaaataaattaaattagttttgttaatattgcccctcaggttttctttttcaaaatgtgtttgtgCTTTTTCAACAAAGttctgtaccactgaatttaggCCATCATTACTATGTGCCCAGCAAAccccagaggtgtcatcagcatacatagtaatacaatgactggtgtctaatacttttgggaaatcattcgcgtagcaaataaacaagaaggggCCCAAGGTAGAGCCTCATGGCAcaccaaaatttatatttcttatctttgatcttctttttttttattacctctccattatcacacacaacttctgtgcattgttgtctatctttaaggtaagattctattaaaagcaacagtttcccactgacaccattacaagcaagtttacttaaaagaaCACCATGATGGACTCCATCAAATGCTTTAGAAAGATCTAAAAGCACTCCTCCCGTTTTGTAAccctcatttattttctccatcagacagtgtacaaactgtactgctgcagatatggtgctctgaccacttctaaagccatgttggaaatctcctattgagttattcatattatagtgctcgattaagatttctagcattattttttcaattaatttaccaAACACTGAGATTAAGGCAACTGGTCTGTAGTTCTGTTGTTGCTttcttcccccttttttatataaaggtttaactatagcaagtttcagtttcttcggaaACACACCTTCTTCAATTACACAATTTATTAGATGGACTAATAGTCTGGCTAACTCACCCTTGCATTTTTTCATTAGAAAAGGAGAAAATTCATCCAATccagctgatcttttattttttaggCTGTCAATTAGCTGTGTTATGTCCTTGATGGTTACTGTAGCTAGCTTACAAGAGTCCCGTTCCTTTTCCTTATCATATTTAAACTGCCTCTCCTGTTTGATGCAAGTATCATTTTCTATAGCATCTATAaagtaatcattaaatatattgctAACTATATAAGGATCAGAAAAAGTACCATTATGTATACTTAACtctatattattaattttagtttttgaatcagtgttCCTCATATCATTAACTACTGCCCAGCATGACTTTGAGACACAATCAGAATTTCTGGTCTGTTTGCTAATATGTTCTACTTTCCTTCTCCTTACTTCCTTGTGGtactcaaatttatattttttaaaagccTCTTTATATAAATCAAGACTGGTTTCTCTGTGTAGcttatacatatactccattccttctTGGAGTCTTTTCACTTTTTCATCCAGTTTTACGCATTTGACTACTGgtggtttatttttatttacattgatcTTCTTTGCTGGGATAGTAATATCTATGTGTCTAGTTAAAATGTTTACAAATACTTCCCATTTGCTGTCAACTCCCCTTTCTCTATAAACTGATTCCCAAGATTCTTGACCCAAAGTTTTCTTTACCAAGGTGATGTTGTATTCAGAGAATAATCTTCTattctcatattttttgttttgtttaagtttATCAAGACAACCAATGACTAATAATTGTCCTAGATGATCAGATATGTGCCCATTTACAGTCTGTGCTGACACAACATTTTCATAATTGGTCATTACATTATCTATGGAACTGCTGCTTGACTCAGTTATTCTAGTGGGCACATGACCAAGTAGATCTTTAATATCATAGGATTGTATGCAGTCTTGTAAACCTTTGAATTCTTGGCTGTTGCTTAGTGTGTTTATATAAAAGTCTCCTAAcattataatatttactgtattgccACCCTAGCTTAGCTTCCCCAATACACTATCCAGTGCTTCCAGGAAAACCTCGAGATTACCAGAAGGGGCTCAATATATACCTACCACAACAAGTGGGACGGATACAATCATTAACTTAATTATCACCGCTTCAAAATCTTTCTCAATACAATAATCATTAACCCATGATACATTTTCTACAGAACTTATTAGGTTACATTTCCCTACATAAGTAGCAACTCCCACCTCCTTTATGTTCTGTTCTACAGAAAAACAATGTAAGATTATACTCCTGTAACTTATAATATTGAATATTATGGTTAGTTTTTTGATGCTCTGTAACCACGATTACATGTGGAGCTAGATCTGTAACTAAGGCCTCAAATGCATCAATTCTGTTACCCAAGCCCTCAACATTATAATGTAAAAATGATACATTAGTACAATCATGAGAGGATATATCGTTGTCAAGGTTAATATTATCACACAAATTGAAAGTTTCTAAATTAGGAACACTGAGGGACTTTGTTCTCCTAAAAAATCAACAGTCTTGACATTGCAGTGAGGAATTATTTCCATTTGCTTGCTCTGCAGGCATATATAATTATCACTTCCGTCTTTCATGTGTACGACATCTGAGGTACAAGGCAGCAGATTTGAATTATTGCTTCTTGTTTCCTCAATAGCTCTGTTGATGTCAGTTGCTAGAGTATTCTTACCCAGACGATTAAGATGTAGTCCATGTACAGTGAAGCTGGTTCTTTGATAATGGTTAAGGTCCAGTAGTCTCACATTTTTTAACTTGGagcagaaatgttttaattttttatttgtagattgGATTTCTCGGTTCACACACGGCCATACTAACTGAGAACTTTTTAGTGGTCATCTTTATACAGAAACAATCTCGAAGGATATAATGCATACCCTTGGCTAAGATTGCTATAGGTGTTAGTGAAAGAGATGGTAGATAAAGTGTAATTAATGTAAGGCTTGAAGAGCAAGAGGAGAATGTGCAGAATAGTACAAGTCAAAGTCTGCTTGAATGTAAAACAGAAGTTCAAATTGAACAATATGGATGGGAAGATACGCTCAGTCTTCTCAAACTTGTAGCATCTCAGTCAAACTCTCAGGCTCCTTTTAAATCTCAACTCTCTGTAGCACTAATCAGTCCATGAGAAAATGTCATTCAATCTTTCACTATAGACTCTGTTCATCATGAAGAAACTTCGGAGATGTGGGGTGAGTTGAACTATACACTAACAGACTAACCTTATTTGTGACCTATCAAGACaataatttcagtaatttttttgGCATATCAGTAGCAGAAGCACAATTGTTTTATAAGATGTGCCATGCCAAGAATATGATTAATTATTTATGCAAGAGATGCTCAGGATCAACCATGTGTACAACCAGAAGTTTCAGAAATGATGTTAGTTCTTGAAAGAGCACGTGCACAGAATGGAAGGGCAATTCTTGTGAAACCAGGTCTCCAGTTCAGCAGTATTCATCACACAGAAGAAGACAGCAGACGCATTATGCCTGTGGAGTTTAGTGACATTATGGATAATTCTCTGTACTGTCCTCAATACAAGGACTTCCCTTCCTCTTCTCCCAATAACTCTTACAGACATAAATATGAAGTAGTGCTACAAACAATGTCAGAAACATAAGGTGTATTTGTTTTAACTTGATACAgctaaatatctttaaaaaaaaaaaaagtgttatttgGAAAACAAATGATCTAGGTGAAAAGTTTGTTATATTAACGGggccagagggggaggggggggggaggaggggagaggacatCTGACTGTGCTACAACTGGCCGACCTCTAACTACTTCTGCTGTATGGGCTGGGTCAACTTCATATTTTCaaatggaaccccccccccccccccccccccattttatagGATATTCAGattctaaaccaataaatatataCAGTTTACTCAAACCAGTGTTTCTCATTCATGGTAGTTGCCTAGTAATCAACAAACAACAAGTGTGTCTGCTTTTGCAATTAAGAAGCACAcatttgattttacatttcatttacaatgCAAATGTAAACTTTTGTGCAGATGTTACTTGAAGGTTGTACAGTGCAAATAATGTGGCTAGGCATTGACATTTCTGGCAAGTAAGCTACTTGTATAGTAATATAGTCTTCTGTTCCCTTTAAGGATGATCGTGGTGAGTCAACAAACCATTGGAATGCTTGATTTTGGTGGCCACCCTCAACCCCACCATAACAGTGACTGATTTAGGTGTGTGTTTCCATCCTACCACCGTAATTCTCGCGCTGGACACTGCACGATTACTGACAGAATACAAACCCAACCATTGTAATAATGTAAAATGTCTGTGAAGTGATAGTGAGAGGCACACCTGTCCTGGTTACTCACAAAATCGACCAGCCCAGTGGTTCGAGGCAAGGGGTGTCACAAAAATCGAACACCCCAATGGTGAAAGGCAAGGTGACTCActgaaatcaagcaccccaatggtgagagaTGAGGGGAAACAtcaaacagaaaactattacatcagCATTGTTGTTCTCGGAACATGCTAAAAGTAGTTTGTAACCAGAAACTGAAATGGCGAACCATATTGTACTGTACAGTCAAATTTGCAATGCTGAAGTAAATTTCAAATCTAAATATCACCCATAAGGACACAAAGGATGCAAACTGAAAACCGTATGTAGGTTTTGATATAGAATTCAAATATGCAATGAAAATGAggtgttcccatttgaaaatataaaAGTTGACCCTGCTCATGCAGGAGGGTTAactaggaggtggccagttgtagctcAGACAGATGTTccttttactaatattaactttttatCTAGATCATTTTTTTCATATGATGCATTGTTTTTGAGATATTGAGTtgcctcaagttaaaacaaactgagaaagaaaATGTCCCATTTGGCACTGAAATCTGACCATATGCCTATGAACTAATTTCTGATCATCTATAATGATTGAATCTAACTTTGATTTCTGTGGCCAAAAAGCTTGAACATACCATAAAATCTTCATTAATTGACACTTGAGTCAAGTAAATTGCTGTTACAGATTATATGAACATAgtcattcataaaaaaaatttattctttttgGTAAATGAAGCTGTATTTTGTGAATAACTTTCATTTTCTCACataagttatttttattatgccaaGTATTCAAGCTTTGAAACTACATGTAAATTACCTATCACAGTTGTTAgtaattaattatcattttcaaACAATTCTATCCAATACATCCCTTAGGTTAGAGGATGTTTTGGTAATAGTGATCATATTGTTCCATCCACATCCGTCAGTTTGACTCTTTATGTTCCAGCtttttaactgtataccttgattGTCATTATGGACAAGCATGTAAACTACTACAGAATCATGAAGAATGGCAATTAGTGTGAGAGATATCAGCATTGTTTTCATGTGGGATGTTGCAATACAACCTACATCTGGAATGGTGCTGAACACTTCTGGAGGTGCAGTGgccaacatccatacaatattcatTGTCAATagttggataaataaataaaaacactgttACAACTGCTACACAATACTGGATAAAGAACAGCTTATCTTGAAACTTTGAGCTGATTTTATTGTAGTGCAAGAATATTTAGCAATTTTGTGAGCTCCAGTAAGCAGTGATAATGTTAGGGTTAGACTAGAAGATTGGATTACATTCAAGTCTTCCAAATCAGTGAAAGATGCTGCAAGTCTGATAGGGTTTTTTCATTCATTCATCAAGTTTCATAGATCCCATCAAAAACGAGAACCTTCAAGAATGTAGAAAGAGTGAAGGTACATATTAAAAAAGACAAATAAATCATATAAACTCAATCTGCATACTGTATTAACAGTTAACTGTCACTGTATTAATTAGATCTGTTCTTGCTTAAATTGTCTAAATGCTAAATTGAGTAAATTAGAAAGGAAGCTGCTACTTTGACAAAAGTTGCTGTCTCCTCATTGTACTATATAGCTCCTGTAGCTGTTGATGCTGTTACTAGCTCAATTATTGGATTACAGTGGTATTTCTGAAAGTAATATTTTTCTACATCTGTAAATACTAAGTTCTATTTTCAGTACATAACTACTTATCGTACAGCTTTATAAAAAACAATACCACATGTCACGTAGGTAACAAACTTTTCAATTCTTGAATCTAGacattcagaaaattttcgtaaatagagGCCAATgagatatttttgtaattttgttttgaattgctaaGGATAGACAAGGAGgtaaagtctacatgaaaattatttgtgTGTCTTGTAatctgactgtgtaaatcataGATCAAATTAAATTGACTATCgttatcatcaataaaaagcatCAAGGAGTAAATGTATTTGGAACTGATGTAAGAATTCCAAGATTCTTATAAATGCTTCTGAAATATGTTCAGTGATCTAcattacacaatattcttactacTCACTTTTTCTGCATAAacacattatttatttttgtacactGCTCCAGAATATAATTCCATAAGACAACATGGATTGGATATATACAAAATAAGCCAACACTATTATATTTTGGTCAATGCAATGAGAGATGATtctaagagcataacatgctgaACTCTAGCCATCTCCAAAGATTTGGGTACTAAGGACAAAAGCATAAGGCAGTGCAAAGAGTCCAGAAATAGTCCTATTGCACAGGGCATACATTTTTATGGCGGAATTGTTTGCTGCTGTGAGACACAGTGTTTTCGCCATCCTGCAATCTCTTAGCATGGTTCTAGGACAAACTGATAAATCCAACCCAGTGTCGACTAGGTACTTCATGCCCCCACCCCTTCTGTCACATACAGACTCTGTGATATCGTACTGCATGTGGGTGCACCTAGGCTGGTCACAGCCGGTATTTGGGTGTGAGCAAGAGGCATGGCACTTGGTCACTTCATTGCCGAATTAGGTGTGGTACCATCAGACTCTGACATCAGCGGGGTACTGTGAAAATGGCTTCTGCTGTGTTACTGACTGTGTGAGCCACACCACTTGTCACCTTGTCTGCTGGCACTGGCGATGCCTGCTGCCCTCTTGGTGTGAGCGTGCCAACTGGTCGACCAGTGTGATGAGTGCTGCCACCAGGGTGGCCAATTTCTGATGAGGTGCTGCAGGTCAGTGTTCATTGCTGGGGCTGTGGGAGGCTTGTGTTGCTGTGGAGTGAAGGTGGCTGGTGGGGGTAAGGGGCCATTGGCAGCTGCGGATGCCATGCTTGGCACCATTGCCAGCGCATCGTGCACCCTGACCACCAGTCCCAGCAGCTCCCAATTGCATGTTGGTCTGCATCGTTGCTATGACTGCTTGCACCTGAGCGGGTAAGCTGCACACCCAGATAGCATGCAACAGTGAATCTGGGACCA
This window harbors:
- the LOC124606537 gene encoding uncharacterized protein LOC124606537 — its product is MLGDFYINTLSNSQEFKGLQDCIQSYDIKDLLGHVPTRITESSSSSIDNVMTNYENVVSAQTVNGHISDHLGQLLVIGCLDKLKQNKKYENRRLFSEYNITLVKKTLGQESWESVYRERGVDSKWEVFVNILTRHIDITIPAKKINVNKNKPPVVKCVKLDEKVKRLQEGMEYMYKLHRETSLDLYKEAFKKYKFEYHKEVRRRKVEHISKQTRNSDCVSKSCWAVVNDMRNTDSKTKINNIELSIHNGTFSDPYIVSNIFNDYFIDAIENDTCIKQERQFKYDKEKERDSCKLATVTIKDITQLIDSLKNKRSAGLDEFSPFLMKKCKGELARLLVHLINCVIEEEILIEHYNMNNSIGDFQHGFRSGQSTISAAVQFVHCLMEKINEGYKTGGVLLDLSKAFDGVHHGVLLSKLACNGVSGKLLLLIESYLKDRQQCTEVVCDNGEVIKKKKIKDKKYKFWCAMRLYLGPLLVYLLRE